The DNA segment GGCGCGGGCAGgtggcgcggggcggggcTCCGGGACTGCCCACTGCTGCTAATATGAATACTGTCGTGAGTTGTTGATATATTGTACTCGCCATAAATgttgactggaagaaatcgcgttgaggcgataagtccgcctttgtgtaCATATACTGTAAACTGTAATGATCTGTACCTATCTGTAAtgatttgtatgtttttatttgtatgcaCAAAAAATATGCGGTGGTAGAACACGGGTAGCTTTCTTGAACAAAAAAGGATAAAAAGCTTGTCAGCTTCCTTCATAACTTTCATGAATCCGTTTAGCGGTTTTActtgaaagagtaacaaacgtTCTCTCAAACTTTccctttataatataagtaagtaggatGTGCTTTTCAGTAGCTTTCACGACAAAACCATttctaaatataatattgacaaTGATAATATTGACAATGACCCTCCCCACAGACAAACCAATATGTActtggttttgtgggatgtatTAGGTTAAGcttatttgtgaaataaatatatttattcattcattcattcattcattcatattGTGGTCTACAGAGTTGGTCCAAAGAGTTGGCGGTTTTGGCCCAACGTTGGGCGGACCAGTGCGACCCGCACACTCGCCCGGACCGCACCGACGACTGCCGAGATCTACGTAAGATTGACTTTATCTATCTTACGACTAAAATActgtttttgtgttttattcgGGAAACTATGtcacatataaaaaaacaactttgtAAGTAAAGCCACTTCACAATGACTTATTCATTTTTGTCTGCTTTCCGTAGTTAAAATTGTAGAGGCATAATCTGTCTAGCAGTGGATGATAACGGCAGAATGACGACGATGACTAGTTACAAGCCTATATTGTTTTCATTCTCAGAAGGCCTAGCATACGGTTACAACGCGCGGCTTGGAGAGCAAAGACGGCTACAGAAAATATGtcacgtcttgcgccccgtactaggcCTTTAGCTTTACAGCTTTTCATTCCTCATTTCTCATTACTTCCGCAGCGGGGCTGAAGGTCGGTCAGAGCGTGGCGTCCGTAGCCGGCGCCTCCGCGGGGCTGCGGGTGGGAGCCCTCGTCGACACCTGGTTCACGCAGGCGCTGGAATACTCTGGAAGTGTCTCCTACTATGACAGGTAAACCGACCGTAATAACACATACATAGAATACACACATGgaaaaaacttacataacttacaTACTAAcacataaatgtacaaaatgtCTAGTCTTTATCATGTTGATCCTCATCACCAGCCTTGTTTGTACTTAATTTAGGGATTTCTAGTCCTTTAAAAGACATTCAATGCATAGTGCCAAACAGtcgtttttaatttataccaCAAAAAGGCGAGAGGTTTTtgaagttttaataaatacgtTTCAATAAAACTAAGCGTTAGATACCTATAAATTTGATGTTTGcaattcaaaaaaatatacaatgctCCATTTTATAAAGCTTTCGATATTGATAATTACACAATCGGGCTTTATTCACTAGCGTGTGTGAAAAAACTATTCCGGCTTCTGGCGTTTTAGCACATCATTCGGAACAATTCATTCCACGAAACAATAatagataggtatacttatCTCCCGAAAATGTGACGAATAAACATTGAAAGGAGcgctaaaatattatattaacatAAGAATGAGCTGTGTTActccgttttggaataagaaCAATACCTTATTAATTTGTTATGGCACCCTGTAGAAAGACAATGTACCCGAAGTCATAAAACATTCAAACATCACAAACATAACTTTCTAGACAGAGGTTGTAATACTTAATCGTAAGTTCCTTCCTTCACAATCATAAGTTTATAAGTGCTAGACcacaattaataatttaaccaCTTAATATTGTAGTTAAAACTtagaaatttattaaaaactaaaaaggaGATAAGagtttaagttattttaattcagCGGTAAATGTTTTCATTTTGGAAAAGCTTAAACTTTCTTATTTTTTGGACAAAATCTCTGAAGACTTTTTTGTGGTAAATTGTCCTTGTAGCAAAGTACTTACACTTTTGAGCGAGCTCGgataattttgatttattttgtgtaatttcATGTTTGCTATGAAAGCAAAAGCCTAACCAAATAGAAACTTTCTTCATAagcaaattaattataataaaataaaaaagatgaaTATTTTAGTTTCCAGGATCGTCATACGGAATATTTTACTCAACTTATTTGGGCAGACACATATGCAGTTGGCTGCGGCAAAGTCAAGTTTCACGTTAGTATGTTTCACATCTATCTTATCCCCGGTAGTGGTTTATTttctaaagtttatttaatgtaCAGACCTAAATCGATTTAACTTTGATGTTCGTTATCTGTTCAATCACACTAAAGTGCGTCCTACACGTCAATCAATCTAACGCAGTTCTAGTTAGTCGCTCGGAACTCattcaaaaaataattaaacgtACTGCCTCTATTTACGCAACAGTCAATCAATACTTTGTGATTTCATCGCTGTGATATTTTCACAGAAAACACTTTTAAGATGATGCTAAAAGCAAGCGTAATACCAACTAGATCTACgagtaattttatgttttacctGACCTTGCAGAGCTCAAACGGGAAAAGCGTTATAACAAGATTAGTGTGCAACTTTGCGCCGTCCGGGAACGCTCACGGCAAGCCGGTTTACCTGATCGGCTTCCCGGCCACGCAATGTGCTGAGGGCAGCTCGCCGGACGCCCGGCACCAAGGCCTGTGCTCCCGGCCCGCGGCACCGGAACGGAAACCGTATGGAGCTCCAAAGAGTACGCTGCCAATGTGTGAGTAGCTTTGGCTACCTTGTCTTAATAAATAGCCATACACGCGTACACAGATCTGCCCGATAGATAAAATTGGCGGGTAAAACTGCTCGTGTATGTTACAAAAAGGCGCACCAAAGTTAGCTTTAAGCCGTTGGAAAAGTGATATTGAAAAGGGTTGGAGTTATGAGCCGTTTCCGAGAAATTATTCAAAGTTCATAGTTTTTCCGGTATTATGTTAATCTATACTCCCAACTTTTGGACCCATCCGTGACCCATGAAGTGTCCAAAATCAAATATGTGCCTTTTGACAAATATAAATGTAgaggaagcgaaagaagtaCCTATATCAGGTTTGTGGCACGTGGAAGTCCATAGTCCCTGCCTACCACTCTAGGAGACAGGCGTGAACATACtgagcataataatatgtagtatGTTATGGCAAATATAAATGATGCTTCCACTGATAATAGAActtctatattttataaccaCTGCGACATCctgttgtttatattttatggctGAACCATTAACTTGACAACTTATATTAATTAGATTATTGATTGATGACTAACTTTGAATAACCTTTCCATTACTGTAGAGATCATTTTACCtttcaattaaattttctTTCGCGATGTTCATAACCTTTTTTCAGGAATCTCCAGtcattattgttatttgaTATTTCTTTTTTTCAGTTGTACCCATTAAAACAAAGTCAACGACAGTTAGCAGTCTTCTGAGAATTTTGAACTTATACAACAAATCGGATTTGGCAGAAATGGACTCTTCTACGTCCAATATAAAATTGCAGACATCGAAATTTTATCCGAATAACCAGAAAGGCATCgataaactgcaaaatatgTTGAACAAAACCAGgagtaagtattaaatttttgttaCTTAAGTGGAAAATTGAATATATAAAACAActttaaagtaaattaattttaatgccTGTCTGTCTATAACCTATGTGTCACAAtgtaattattttgattttttgcaAGTATAACCTTTCCATTGTTTCAGTTGGGAACAAATTCCTCCTCCATTCCGATAATGTAAAAAACTTATCTCGCAGACAAATGTACCGCGACCACGAAGATATGAGAGGTCACTCTCACGTGCACCACGACCCCGGGCATGTCCTGGAGGAGCCGTCCACGTCATCAGACAACTTCAAAGgatttcagagagagagagaaaaaTGCTCTCGGAGGCCAGCTGGTGGTGCAAATGCAGAATGTGAAACTAACAGATGTACGAGAACTGATGAAAAAATTTACTGCTGTAGTGAGACTAGTGGGTCATCACCATTGTTTGATCGACTTGCAGCTAACAAGCCTCAGTACGCCAACCAGCAGGACCAGTGTTCGTGTTTCGCGGTACCCCTCGCACCCCCTTTGTGTCCTCCGCCGGCACCACCAAACTGTAATAATTGCCCGTGCGTCGTGCAACATCAATGCAGTACTAGCATACAATGTAAAAATTGTAGAGACAAAAGTTATGAAACGAAACCAAATAAAATGCCTCCAGATTTGCATTACATTGATCTTATCCCAAAAATATCACATTTACGAAACGGAGATGAGTCGTTAGAAAAAGATTTCAAATATACGGATGATTATTTTCTGACTACAAATCCAAATTATCAAAGTACGGAAAATAGCCAGCATACTATCAAGAATATTAATCCACTCAAGATCAAATTGCATAACAATGATCGAACAGAACCTGACCGAGAATACCCCTACGatatgttatatttaaatcaCCGAAATAATAGAGAAATTGTAGATGAGGTAACAACAAGTAAACCATTTTGGCAGATGGCTGaatatgataattatgataatacaAAACCAGTTCAGCTTAAAGCTTTGAGGTACACTACACTTAGAGATCCAAGGAACAGATATGCTAAAAACACACAAATGATCCGAGCAACAGAACCAATAACCATTGTCCGCACGAACTTGTCTGAAGATAGTCAAAAGCACCCGGCCAGAGAAAAATTGTTATCATTTGACGAATTGATAAACTTAAGAAAGAATACTAGCCCTAAATTACACTTCTTTGCTCGACGGAAAGGTGAAGATACTACGCCTACCACTGCTACTACTACGACACCAACAACAACTATAAGTAAACCGACCTTCCCTCGAATAAAGTACTGCACTCGAAAATTAACCTGTACCTGGACAGTGAATACCAAGGACATAGGAGGAGGGGCCAAGccgggcgggggcgcgggcgggggcgcggggaaGCCACGACACACTGTTCCTGGTTTCGTAGAAGGATGCAGTCGGACATCAACATGCACCCGAGAGTTCATGGACAAAAACATTGGATTCGGTAAAGATTACGATGTACCTAATGACGATGAAGAGGAAGGATCTGGTGATGAAGAATATTGTGAACGAAGATCACTTGACGTTCGAAGACGGGAGTCAGTCAAAAAGAAAAGTGTTTATTCACAAGTCCaaaatgatgatgaagttGAATCGACGTCATTCCACTCTACTAATTTAATTGAACCAGATTATACAGCCTTATCTACAGAAACTACGAGTACAAGTGCAAATGATGGTGACTGCTTATGTGAcgcatataataaaaaatctaaaaggAATGCGATGTATCAGAGGCATGAGCGTACCACTGCccagaaaataaatacatatttgacatatgaaaatatgtattactCCGTTCTGGAAAAAATCTTGAACATGTATAAAACAAAGGAAAAATTTAACAAGAACTGTTGGTGTCACAACTCCGTTAAtagtagttttaaaataacttatttatttttcgttgttgtcatgaattttatttgtacaataataatataatatttcaaatcaaagttgttttaataatttaaataaatagaaaactaATAACAATTATCAAAAAAGTAGTATCTATATTATTCCCAGCGCAAGCTCTTGATGaacagtgttttttttctttaaagtgaaatgtttttatatctGCAGCTAGTTGTTTTAATAATTCCTTATATTGTATTACATAAGATGGAACTGCGCTCGACATTCGTCGCTTTGGATATTGGCGTgtatgttcaaattttaatctTTCGTGAGTTGATCCTATAATAAATGGTCGAGCATGTTCTCTTCTTCTCCTTTGTGCTACATTATCTTGTAACCGCAAGCctgaaaaagtataaatagtTAAATCTTGTCATAAAGTACTACCGCTAGTCGCTAAAAGTACTGCCCAGTAAGTATTTACCCATATTTTTACCTTTATTCTCATCAAGAATATGAATGTTGTCATATTTGTAAGGTTCAATTTTATCCGATTTTTCATTGATATCTTCTAAAAATTTCCTTATATTATGCTGACCAGACTTGAATGTAGTACCTTTATTTGATCTTATATCTGATAGAATAAATTGGTGCTTAGTCGATATAGGACTATCGCTAGCGGTTTCTAGGTCAAGTATTTCATCAACAAAATCTCTCGTTGCAGATTGCTTCTTAAAGTTTTCTATTTCCAGGATTACGTCTGTTACGGGTGGCTCTGTATTTTCATTATAGTATTCACTTGTTTCATCAGTTCCATGCTCAGTTATGTCTTCAGGGAAGAAGTAATGACCTGTAAAGCCTTCATTTGTCTTCACTGGGGCAACTTCAGCCTGAATTCTTATTGGACTTATGGGAAGTAAATCTGCTGTTATAGATGTTGTTGAGGCATACTCATTATTATGCTtgtctaaaattaaaaaagttattaaattatgttgaAGAATTTGAAAAATAGGAAAAAGTCTGTACATATTTAAGATTATTAAGTATCCAATTCTGTAAGAACAGAAGcatttttcttgtatttttgtggcaataattatgtaggtaggtatgtcaTAAGCAAATACATACGACGACATACGTGTATCGTGgttaaatgacaatgggcagattgggaccaccctccaatagcattaagactaacatcgttggataggtcttgacaata comes from the Plutella xylostella chromosome 9, ilPluXylo3.1, whole genome shotgun sequence genome and includes:
- the LOC105384789 gene encoding uncharacterized protein LOC105384789; protein product: MFAKFHVLFMFLPGILCFHSNYCDVCPKHVLCKYNSSGPGPSCRGYDGGALLTRAEVRAVLERVNRRRGQVARGGAPGLPTAANMNTVSWSKELAVLAQRWADQCDPHTRPDRTDDCRDLPGLKVGQSVASVAGASAGLRVGALVDTWFTQALEYSGSVSYYDSFQDRHTEYFTQLIWADTYAVGCGKVKFHSSNGKSVITRLVCNFAPSGNAHGKPVYLIGFPATQCAEGSSPDARHQGLCSRPAAPERKPYGAPKSTLPMFVPIKTKSTTVSSLLRILNLYNKSDLAEMDSSTSNIKLQTSKFYPNNQKGIDKLQNMLNKTRIGNKFLLHSDNVKNLSRRQMYRDHEDMRGHSHVHHDPGHVLEEPSTSSDNFKGFQREREKCSRRPAGGANAECETNRCTRTDEKIYCCSETSGSSPLFDRLAANKPQYANQQDQCSCFAVPLAPPLCPPPAPPNCNNCPCVVQHQCSTSIQCKNCRDKSYETKPNKMPPDLHYIDLIPKISHLRNGDESLEKDFKYTDDYFLTTNPNYQSTENSQHTIKNINPLKIKLHNNDRTEPDREYPYDMLYLNHRNNREIVDEVTTSKPFWQMAEYDNYDNTKPVQLKALRYTTLRDPRNRYAKNTQMIRATEPITIVRTNLSEDSQKHPAREKLLSFDELINLRKNTSPKLHFFARRKGEDTTPTTATTTTPTTTISKPTFPRIKYCTRKLTCTWTVNTKDIGGGAKPGGGAGGGAGKPRHTVPGFVEGCSRTSTCTREFMDKNIGFGKDYDVPNDDEEEGSGDEEYCERRSLDVRRRESVKKKSVYSQVQNDDEVESTSFHSTNLIEPDYTALSTETTSTSANDGDCLCDAYNKKSKRNAMYQRHERTTAQKINTYLTYENMYYSVLEKILNMYKTKEKFNKNCWCHNSVNSSFKITYLFFVVVMNFICTIII